Within the uncultured Draconibacterium sp. genome, the region TGTCTATTCCTTCAATGATCATGGGCGTTTCATCAACTATTTTTTCTACGGAAGTTACCAATCCGGCTGATTATCCTAACTGGTACTGGGTGTTGAACGCCATTTCATCGGTAATAACTACTGTTTTATTGGTAATTCCATTTACATTTCAGGCTTTTCAGTATTTCAATCTTGCCGAGCGTAACGATCCTGCCACGCCGCTTGCACCGCAGGAATAGTCAATATTCTCAGGCTCGGGACGGTTAATCTTGTAAGAATTTCGAATAAGCTTGTAGTACTTTTTACATTATAACTGTAACGTGTGGCTTTTTGTGTCGTCTTATTAAAACGCAAATCAACTTTTTAACGAACAAAAGCCATAAAAAATGATTATAACAAACAAGCTCTCAAAAGTTTTTCGAACCGATGAGATTGAAACCAGTGCACTAAACGATGTTAACCTGCATGTTAAAAACGGCGAATTTGTAGCCATTATGGGTCCTTCGGGCTGTGGTAAATCAACACTGCTAAATATTATCGGACTTCTCGATAATCCATCATCAGGAAAGTATTTTTTCGATAATGAGGAAGTGGCCCAGCTCAAAGAACGCAACCGAACCATGCTTCGAAAAGGAAACATCGGTTTTGTATTCCAGAGTTTTAACCTGATTGATGAATTGACTGTTTTTGAAAACGTTGAACTTCCGCTTATTTATTTAAAGATGAAAGCAAGCGAACGCAAAAAGCGTGTTGAGGAAGTTCTGGAACGCATGAAAATCGGTCACCGAAAAAAACATTTTCCACAACAACTATCAGGAGGTCAGCAACAGCGTGTTGCCATTGCGCGCGCAGTAGTGGCCAATCCAAAACTCATACTTGCCGATGAGCCCACCGGAAACCTTGATTCAAAAAATGGTTTGGAAGTGATGCAACTTCTAACTGAGTTAAACCAGGAAGGAACCACCATTGTAATGGTGACACACTCACTTCGTGATTCGGAATATGCCCACCGCGTCATCAACCTTTTCGACGGTATGGTAATTACCCAGGAAGTAAAGAAAGAATTAGGCGAAATTATGTTTTAAACATATAGCGACATACAAACACTGCCCAATTCCCATGAAACCGGATTGAGCACCATAAAAACCAAAACAAAGACCATGTCAGAATTTAAACGCAACCTCAGGTTGGGATGGAGAAATATCCTGAAAAACAAATTCTTTTCATTCTTAAATATTGGCGGCGTAGCCATCGGGATTGCTGTTACAACACTCATCCTTTTTTGGGTGGTTGACGAACTTAGTTTCGATAAGTTTAACGACAACCTCGGGCAGATGTACCAGGTTTACGAACACCAGGTTTATTCCGACGGGCAGGATTTGCACACCGGTTGCACACCTTTTCCGTTGGCCAACGAATTAAAACAAACCTACCCTGAAATTGAGAATGCCACCACTTTTACCAATCTCGGCGGCCTGCCCGTAAAATACGAAACCACAGAATACAAAGACATCAGCCTAACGCTGGCCGACAAGGAGTTTATGAATATTTTCTCGTTCGAACTTATTGAAGGAGATCTAAGTGCCATTGATGCTCCCGATAAAATTTTGATCACTCCAAAAATTGCCCAGTTATTTTTTCCCAATGAATCGCCAATCGGTAAAATGCTAACCGTTTATGGTAACTACACATTTACTGTTGGAGCGATAATCGACTATCCAAAAGAACATTCATCAACACAATTCGATATTTTGGCATCGATAAAACTGGCCGAGAAATTGGGTGCCGACCTTACGCGCTGGGGAAACAACTGGCCGTTTACCTGCCTGCTGCTTACCAAAGGCACCGAAGCCAATCAACTGGAAAGCAAGCTCACCGGTTTTCTGCAGGAAAAAGGACAGGAAAATACATCCATTTACCTGTTTCCTTATGCAAAACGTCATTTGTATACTTTCTCGGGAGAAAACAACCGCATACAATACATTTACCAGTTTTTGGCCATTGCCCTAATTATTGTCCTCATTGCATCCATCAACTTTGTAAATTCCTCCACTGCCAGCTCCGAAACACGCCGGCCGGAAGTTGGAATCCGCAAAGTTTTGGGAGCTACAAAAGCCAATCTAACGTCGCAGTTTTTCTATGAAAAAGGATTGATGATTGTAATCAGCATCATTTTAGGAGCTGTTATGGTACTTGCTTTTACACCACTTTTCGGTCAACTATCCGACAAACATATTTCCTTGTCGTTATTGGGTAATAAATACCTCATTTTTATGCTGATCGGTATGATATTGACGACATTAATTTTATCGGTGGCCTACCCGTCATTGTACATTTCATCGTTCGCACCGGCACGAGTGTTAAAAAAAGCTGCACGTAAAAGTGCCAACCGGATTAGCTTCAGGAGCTTGTTGGTGGTGGTACAATTTACTCTATCAATTATTCTGATAATTTGCACCATTGCAGTGAATTCGCAACTCAAATTTATTAACAATTACGATTTGGGATACAACCAGAACAACCTTGTCTACATAAACCTTGACGATGCTACGAAAACAAAACATGAAGCACTTTCAGCTTCTCTAAAAAATATTAGCGGCGTTGAAAACCTTACCAAAGCTGACAAACTTCCGTTTTGGGGAGGCAACTCGTCGTGGGGCTACGACTGGCAAGGCAAAGACCCTGAGAACAAAGTATTGATTTGCGCCATGTATGTCGATCGCGAGTATTTTGAAACGCTGGGAATTTCAATGGCTGAAGGACAAAGTTTCTCTCCATCCACTGAGTTAACAGATGATAGTGAAAGTGAATTCTCAAACGAAGTAATCCTTAATAAGGAAGCCATTCGCCGCATGAAAATGACCGATCCGATTCAGAAATACTTTGGCAGAAATGGCGGCGACCGAGCACGGATTGTGGGAGTTACAAAAGATTTTCATTTCGAGTCGTTACGAACAGGAGTTGAACCGATGGTAATGCTCCCTCTGAACGATAATCCTGATGTTTTGATCATGCGAATAAGACCTGAAAATTTTAGTCAAACGATTACCGCGATAAAGGAAAACTGGAAAGACATTATTCCGGACTCTAATATTGAAATTGGCTTTTTCGACCAGCGCCTGCAAAACATGTATAATTCGGAACTCCGCATTTCCGGACTGTTCCAATACTTTTCGTTTGTTGCCATATTTATTGCCTGCATTGGTTTATTTGGCCTATCGGTTTTTGCCATCGAACGAAAAAGAAAAGAGATCGGTATCCGTAAAGTAAACGGATCAAAAGTATCGCAAATTCTGGCGATGCTCAACAAAGACTTTATCAAGTGGGTACTTATTTCGTTTGTAATTGCATCGCCACTGGCATGGTATGTAATGAGCAGCTGGTTGCAAAACTTTGCCTACCAAACCCAGCTTCATTGGTGGATTTTTGCACTGGCAGGAGTTCTTTCCATTGCAATTGCTTTGTTAACCGTATCGGTACAGAGTTATAAAGCAGCTACGCGAAACCCTGTTGAAGCACTCAGGTATGAGTGATGAAATCCCGATCCAAGCATCGGAATTGAAGCTTTGCATTACGAATAAAAGGGAAAAATATAAAAGCGGGATTCCATTATTACACTTTGGAATTCCGTTTTCTATATAAAAAACCTTCTAAAAGCAACACCTAGAATTAAGACAAAAGGGTTTCGCTATTCATCAGTTTTAACCTTCTATTTGTCGTATAATTTCAACTTTCTTCACGATTTTTATAAACTTAGTGATTCAAAAGAAAGCAGAAAATGAAAGATACAACACGTTTAATAATTGTAGGAGGATTTTTGGGAGCCGGCAAAACCACCTTGCTTTTTAATGCTACTCAACTTTTAATGGAAAAAGGAAAAAAAGTGGGTTTGGTTACCAATGATCAGGCGTCGGAGCTGGTCGACACCTCATTTCTGTTACGTACAAATGTAAATGTTGCCGAAGTTAGCGGAAGTTGTTTTTGTTGTAATTTCAAAGGTTTTACCGATTCGATACAACAAGTAAAACAAGAAGCCAATGCCGACGTAATAATTGCCGAGCCTGTTGGAAGTTGTACCGATTTGTCTGCCACATTAATGCAACCGTTAAAAGAAAACTTCAATAAAAAACTGGTTATTTCGCCTCTAAGTGTACTCGCCGATCCGGTTCGTCTGGACGATATTTTAAACGGCGGAACTGCAGGATTGCATCCGAGTGCCGCCTATATTTTCAAAAAACAACTGGAAGAAAGCGATATCATTCTTATTTCAAAAGCCGATCTTTTAAATGAGGATGAACTGAACGAACTGAAACAAAAAGTAAAAGCTGCTTACCCTTTTGCAACCGTTCTTTCCATCAGCTCAAAAACAGGCGAAGGGATACATGAATGGTTGAAATTACTTGAAACCAACACCAAAGCCGGACAATGTATTGTTGAAATTGATTACGATACTTATGCCGAGGGAGAAGCTGTATTGGGCTGGCTAAATGGTATGCTAATTTTAACAGGCAGAGCAAATTGGAATAAATTTGTTGCGAGCTTTTTAGGCCATCTGGCAGCACAAATTGATAAAATGCAAATTGGTGTTGGTCACATAAAACTCCTGCTTGAAAACGGGCACGACTATATTTCAGGAAATATCACCGGATCATCGAAAACGCTTTCAATACGAGGAGAAGTGGGCAATTCAGAATCCGCACAACTTACAATAAATGCACGGGTTGAAATCACTCCTGAAGCATTAGATCGATTAATAAAAGAAACTTTGAAAAGTGTTTCCGGCAATGAAATTGAAATAACAATTAAAGCCTGGAAATACTTAAGTCCCGGTTACCCAAAACCAACACACAGGTATAAAAACGTGGTCTATCAGGGGAATAATATTTAACACGAAGGGTAATTGTAAATAAAGTGTTGGGGCATGAAGTGTATAGCGATTTGCTATGCACTTTTTCATTTTCCCCAACAAAGAAGCTCGCCAAAACTCTGACTTATTGCGAGTTATAAAAACAACCTCTGAGCTTTTAATAATTTATTGGCATCCGCTTAATCATTTTGGGCGGGAAACGGTTATTATTGGGTAGATTTGCACCACATTTTTTTAAGATGAGCAAAACCCAGAGTAATAAAAAAACAGAAGATAAACAGCGGGCAGGCTTGTTTCGGGTGCTTGGGCCATACAAAGCACTTGTTACAACTTTAATCGTTATGGCACTGGCCGGAAGCGGTATTAACCTGCTTATTCCGCGAATTATTGCCCGCGGAATCGACTCATTTACAGCCAACCAATTTGACGCAAAAACGGTTATAATCGAATTCGTTTTGGCAGCTCTTGGCATATTCATTTTTACACTACTTCAGGGTGTTGTACAGACATTGGCCGCCGAAAAAGTTGCCAAAGATCTGCGCAATAAATTATCAGACAAGATTTCGAAACAAAGTTATTCCTTCATTTTAAAAGCCAATCCTTCGAAATTGCTAACCAACATGACTTCCGATATGGATTCGGTAAAAATGTTTGTATCGCAGGCATTTGTTTCCATCATCTCGTCGTTGTTTATAATTTTCGGAGTAGCTGTTTTGCTTATTTCCATTAACTGGAAACTGGCGCTGGCCGTGCTCACCATCGTCCCCATTTTGTCGGTGGCCTTTTATATTGTATTCAAAAAAGTAAAAGTGCTGTTTAAGCTTAGCCGCGAGGTGATCGACGCACTCAACCGTGTTATAAACGAAAGTATTCTGGGCTCGGCACTTATTCGGGTTTTGAATTCGCAACAACCCGAAATACTCAAGTTTGTAGAAAAGAATGTGGAATCGCGCGATTTGGGACTTGCCATTGTGCGCCTGTTCTCGGTACTAATACCTATTGTAACATTTGTGGCTAACTTTGCCATCGTTATCATTTTGGCGCTTGGCGGACATTATGTGGTTTTAGGAACGCTCACGCTGGGTAATTTCGCGGCATTTAACAGCTATGTAATGATGTTGATTTTTCCGATTATGATGATTGGTTTTATGAGCAAT harbors:
- a CDS encoding ABC transporter permease, whose amino-acid sequence is MSEFKRNLRLGWRNILKNKFFSFLNIGGVAIGIAVTTLILFWVVDELSFDKFNDNLGQMYQVYEHQVYSDGQDLHTGCTPFPLANELKQTYPEIENATTFTNLGGLPVKYETTEYKDISLTLADKEFMNIFSFELIEGDLSAIDAPDKILITPKIAQLFFPNESPIGKMLTVYGNYTFTVGAIIDYPKEHSSTQFDILASIKLAEKLGADLTRWGNNWPFTCLLLTKGTEANQLESKLTGFLQEKGQENTSIYLFPYAKRHLYTFSGENNRIQYIYQFLAIALIIVLIASINFVNSSTASSETRRPEVGIRKVLGATKANLTSQFFYEKGLMIVISIILGAVMVLAFTPLFGQLSDKHISLSLLGNKYLIFMLIGMILTTLILSVAYPSLYISSFAPARVLKKAARKSANRISFRSLLVVVQFTLSIILIICTIAVNSQLKFINNYDLGYNQNNLVYINLDDATKTKHEALSASLKNISGVENLTKADKLPFWGGNSSWGYDWQGKDPENKVLICAMYVDREYFETLGISMAEGQSFSPSTELTDDSESEFSNEVILNKEAIRRMKMTDPIQKYFGRNGGDRARIVGVTKDFHFESLRTGVEPMVMLPLNDNPDVLIMRIRPENFSQTITAIKENWKDIIPDSNIEIGFFDQRLQNMYNSELRISGLFQYFSFVAIFIACIGLFGLSVFAIERKRKEIGIRKVNGSKVSQILAMLNKDFIKWVLISFVIASPLAWYVMSSWLQNFAYQTQLHWWIFALAGVLSIAIALLTVSVQSYKAATRNPVEALRYE
- a CDS encoding ABC transporter ATP-binding protein, with protein sequence MSKTQSNKKTEDKQRAGLFRVLGPYKALVTTLIVMALAGSGINLLIPRIIARGIDSFTANQFDAKTVIIEFVLAALGIFIFTLLQGVVQTLAAEKVAKDLRNKLSDKISKQSYSFILKANPSKLLTNMTSDMDSVKMFVSQAFVSIISSLFIIFGVAVLLISINWKLALAVLTIVPILSVAFYIVFKKVKVLFKLSREVIDALNRVINESILGSALIRVLNSQQPEILKFVEKNVESRDLGLAIVRLFSVLIPIVTFVANFAIVIILALGGHYVVLGTLTLGNFAAFNSYVMMLIFPIMMIGFMSNIIASATASYRRIRQVLDAPPPVDNGTVNTDISGDIKLQNITLSFDKKPVLKNISLEIDAGSKTAIIGPTAAGKSQLLYLLTNLISPDSGSITIDNIPVKDYSTEVLNRQVGFVFQDNVIFNMSLQENIAFNDLVSDEDLQKAIATAELADFIKTLPDGLNTIVSERGTSLSGGQKQRIMLARALALNPKILLLDDFTSRVDRKTEDKILANIHKNYPELTLLSITQKIAPVTGFDQIILLMEGEVVASGKHESLKEHSPEYIQIYNSQKSTSHYEL
- a CDS encoding ABC transporter ATP-binding protein gives rise to the protein MIITNKLSKVFRTDEIETSALNDVNLHVKNGEFVAIMGPSGCGKSTLLNIIGLLDNPSSGKYFFDNEEVAQLKERNRTMLRKGNIGFVFQSFNLIDELTVFENVELPLIYLKMKASERKKRVEEVLERMKIGHRKKHFPQQLSGGQQQRVAIARAVVANPKLILADEPTGNLDSKNGLEVMQLLTELNQEGTTIVMVTHSLRDSEYAHRVINLFDGMVITQEVKKELGEIMF
- a CDS encoding GTP-binding protein, producing MKDTTRLIIVGGFLGAGKTTLLFNATQLLMEKGKKVGLVTNDQASELVDTSFLLRTNVNVAEVSGSCFCCNFKGFTDSIQQVKQEANADVIIAEPVGSCTDLSATLMQPLKENFNKKLVISPLSVLADPVRLDDILNGGTAGLHPSAAYIFKKQLEESDIILISKADLLNEDELNELKQKVKAAYPFATVLSISSKTGEGIHEWLKLLETNTKAGQCIVEIDYDTYAEGEAVLGWLNGMLILTGRANWNKFVASFLGHLAAQIDKMQIGVGHIKLLLENGHDYISGNITGSSKTLSIRGEVGNSESAQLTINARVEITPEALDRLIKETLKSVSGNEIEITIKAWKYLSPGYPKPTHRYKNVVYQGNNI